One Bifidobacterium crudilactis genomic region harbors:
- the leuD gene encoding 3-isopropylmalate dehydratase small subunit, with product MEKLNVITGVGVPLRRSNVDTDQIIPAVFLKRVTKSGFEDALFYAWRRDPSFVLNQKEYAGGQVLVTGPDFGIGSSREHAVWALHDYGFRVVIAPRFADIFYGNAAKNGVLAAIMPQESIELLWKILEEEPGRSVTVNLEERTATCGDVTLPFEVDDYTRWRLMNGYDDIDLTLQHEDDITAYERRRAERFPFKPKTLPAKHLPSQPISSAREEQDNWPGPLSARA from the coding sequence ATGGAAAAGCTTAATGTGATAACCGGTGTTGGGGTGCCCCTTCGACGGTCGAATGTGGATACCGATCAGATCATTCCCGCCGTGTTCCTGAAGCGAGTCACGAAGTCGGGGTTCGAGGACGCCTTGTTTTATGCCTGGCGGAGAGACCCGTCCTTCGTGCTGAATCAGAAGGAGTATGCGGGCGGCCAGGTATTGGTCACAGGACCTGATTTCGGCATCGGTTCGTCACGAGAGCATGCCGTCTGGGCTTTGCACGATTACGGCTTTCGCGTGGTGATAGCCCCTCGCTTCGCCGATATCTTCTATGGCAATGCCGCGAAGAATGGGGTGCTTGCTGCGATCATGCCTCAGGAATCGATTGAATTGCTGTGGAAGATTCTTGAGGAGGAGCCGGGGCGAAGCGTCACGGTCAATCTGGAGGAGCGGACGGCCACCTGCGGTGATGTCACGCTGCCTTTCGAAGTGGACGACTATACGCGTTGGCGTCTGATGAACGGTTACGACGATATCGATTTGACCTTGCAGCACGAAGATGACATCACCGCCTATGAGCGTCGCCGCGCCGAACGTTTCCCGTTCAAGCCGAAGACCCTGCCCGCGAAGCATCTCCCCTCACAGCCCATATCCTCAGCCCGCGAAGAGCAGGACAATTGGCCCGGACCTCTGAGCGCAAGAGCGTAA
- the leuC gene encoding 3-isopropylmalate dehydratase large subunit, whose product MGTTLAEKVWADHLVRQGQDGAPDLIYIDLQLMHEVTSPQAFEGLRLAHRRLRRTDLTIATEDHNTPTVDIDRPIADKTSALQISTLESNCKEFGVRLHALGDADQGIVHQVGPQLGLTQPGMTVVCGDSHTSTHGAFGALAFGIGTSEVEHVMATQTLSLKPFKTMAINVEGDLPEGVTAKDIVLAIIAKIGTGGGQGHVLEYRGKAIHQLSMEARMTICNMSIEAGARAGMIAPDEITFEYLKGRPHAPEGEMWDQAVEYWKTLQTDDDAVFDKEVTLDASELAPFVTWGTNPGQGLPINAEVPIPEQINDETQRRAAASAIAYMGLEPGMSIKQIPVDTVFIGSCTNGRIEDLRAAASVMKGRHKAKNIHRVLVVPASSRVRLQAESEGLDKVFEDFGAEWRNAGCSMCLGMNPDKMVPGERAISTSNRNFEGRQGKGSRTHLASPLVAAATAVRGTISSPVDL is encoded by the coding sequence ACGCTGGCCGAGAAGGTCTGGGCCGACCATTTGGTGCGTCAAGGTCAGGACGGCGCACCCGACTTAATCTATATCGACCTGCAGCTGATGCACGAAGTGACCAGCCCGCAGGCTTTCGAAGGTCTGCGTCTTGCCCACCGCCGCCTGCGTCGCACCGATCTGACCATTGCGACTGAAGACCACAACACTCCGACCGTGGATATCGACCGTCCGATAGCGGATAAGACCTCGGCCTTGCAGATTTCCACGCTGGAAAGCAACTGCAAGGAGTTCGGAGTCAGACTTCATGCGCTCGGCGATGCCGACCAAGGAATCGTGCATCAGGTCGGGCCGCAGCTCGGGCTCACCCAGCCGGGCATGACCGTGGTGTGCGGCGATTCGCATACATCGACCCACGGTGCGTTCGGAGCGCTCGCCTTCGGCATAGGGACGTCGGAGGTCGAGCATGTGATGGCGACTCAGACTCTGAGTCTCAAACCGTTCAAGACGATGGCCATCAACGTGGAGGGTGATTTGCCCGAAGGAGTCACCGCCAAAGACATCGTGCTGGCGATTATCGCCAAAATCGGCACCGGCGGCGGGCAGGGGCATGTACTGGAATACCGTGGCAAGGCGATTCATCAGCTTTCCATGGAAGCCCGAATGACCATATGTAATATGTCCATAGAAGCCGGTGCAAGGGCTGGAATGATTGCTCCGGACGAGATCACCTTCGAATACCTCAAGGGGCGTCCGCACGCACCGGAAGGTGAGATGTGGGATCAGGCGGTCGAATACTGGAAGACTCTGCAGACCGATGATGATGCGGTCTTCGACAAGGAAGTGACCTTGGATGCATCCGAACTCGCTCCCTTCGTGACGTGGGGGACCAATCCGGGGCAGGGTCTGCCGATCAACGCGGAGGTGCCCATTCCCGAACAGATCAACGACGAGACGCAGCGCCGCGCGGCGGCCAGCGCCATTGCGTATATGGGACTCGAACCGGGCATGTCCATCAAACAGATTCCGGTCGATACGGTGTTCATCGGTTCCTGTACCAATGGTCGTATCGAGGATTTGCGAGCTGCGGCTTCCGTGATGAAAGGTCGGCACAAGGCCAAGAACATTCATCGTGTGCTGGTGGTTCCGGCTTCCTCGCGGGTTCGTCTGCAGGCGGAGAGCGAGGGACTCGACAAGGTATTCGAGGATTTCGGGGCCGAATGGCGCAATGCCGGATGCTCGATGTGCCTGGGAATGAATCCGGACAAGATGGTTCCAGGTGAACGCGCGATCTCGACCTCCAACAGGAATTTCGAGGGACGTCAGGGCAAGGGCAGCCGTACTCATCTGGCATCTCCTCTGGTGGCTGCTGCGACCGCCGTTCGCGGAACGATCAGCAGCCCGGTAGATCTGTGA